From Dermochelys coriacea isolate rDerCor1 chromosome 9, rDerCor1.pri.v4, whole genome shotgun sequence, one genomic window encodes:
- the RNF7 gene encoding RING-box protein 2 isoform X1 yields the protein MADVEDGDEPGAPHSHPGSSGAKAGAADKMFSLKKWNAVAMWSWDVECDTCAICRVQVMDACLRCQAENKQEDCVVVWGECNHSFHNCCMSLWVKQNNRCPLCQQDWVVQRIGK from the exons ATGGCCGACGTGGAGGACGGAGACGAGCCGGGCGCCCCCCACTCTCACCCGGGCTCCTCGGGCGCCAAGGCGGGCGCTGCCGACAAGATGTTCTCGCTGAAGAAGTGGAACGCGGTGGCCATGTGGAGCTGGGACGTGGAGTGCGACACCTGCGCCATCTGCCGGGTACAGGTCATGG ATGCCTGTCTTAGATGTCAAGCTGAAAACAAACAAGAAGATTGTGTTG ttgtCTGGGGAGAATGTAATCATTCCTTCCACAATTGCTGCATGTCCCTATGGGTGAAACAGAACAATCGCTGTCCCCTCTGTCAACAGGACTGGGTGGTCCAGAGAATAGGCAAATGA
- the RNF7 gene encoding RING-box protein 2 isoform X2 has product MADVEDGDEPGAPHSHPGSSGAKAGAADKMFSLKKWNAVAMWSWDVECDTCAICRMPVLDVKLKTNKKIVLLSGENVIIPSTIAACPYG; this is encoded by the exons ATGGCCGACGTGGAGGACGGAGACGAGCCGGGCGCCCCCCACTCTCACCCGGGCTCCTCGGGCGCCAAGGCGGGCGCTGCCGACAAGATGTTCTCGCTGAAGAAGTGGAACGCGGTGGCCATGTGGAGCTGGGACGTGGAGTGCGACACCTGCGCCATCTGCCGG ATGCCTGTCTTAGATGTCAAGCTGAAAACAAACAAGAAGATTGTGTTG ttgtCTGGGGAGAATGTAATCATTCCTTCCACAATTGCTGCATGTCCCTATGGGTGA